A region of Mammaliicoccus sp. Dog046 DNA encodes the following proteins:
- a CDS encoding PTS sugar transporter subunit IIA, with amino-acid sequence MVVIQVNVLLNEQDIKKISTFIHQQHSQFSYNHVLEENIALEQYSGFFDQYCNEEAFNVIESDLDKSAIYDLLIKQLSMKEEADFESKLRKQLQYREGLSSVVFSDEVAVPHTAHSVGDYSSIAVALVPNGVYWDEQHEKIKLIIMLSPSKYNDNELKTIIDIIVNLIDSNDKVTALMDCKDYQSFKAYMVGQYYK; translated from the coding sequence GTGGTTGTGATTCAAGTCAATGTCTTACTTAACGAACAAGATATAAAGAAAATTAGTACATTTATCCATCAACAACATTCACAATTCTCGTATAATCACGTGCTTGAAGAAAATATCGCATTGGAACAATATAGTGGATTTTTTGATCAGTATTGTAATGAAGAGGCGTTTAACGTGATTGAGTCTGATTTGGATAAAAGTGCCATTTATGACTTGTTGATTAAGCAGTTAAGTATGAAGGAAGAAGCGGATTTTGAAAGTAAGTTACGAAAGCAACTTCAATATAGAGAAGGTTTGAGCTCAGTCGTCTTTAGTGATGAAGTAGCGGTGCCACATACAGCACATTCCGTTGGTGATTATTCAAGTATCGCAGTTGCACTCGTACCAAACGGCGTTTACTGGGACGAACAGCACGAGAAAATTAAACTGATTATTATGTTGTCACCATCAAAATATAATGACAATGAATTAAAGACAATCATTGATATTATCGTTAATTTAATAGATTCAAATGATAAAGTAACGGCGCTCATGGATTGTAAAGATTATCAAAGTTTTAAGGCGTATATGGTTGGTCAGTATTATAAATAA
- a CDS encoding NADPH-dependent F420 reductase, translating into MKIGIIGAGPIGATLSHKLVNSGHDVKIADVRSVDRLKDKNISGKAVEVEDVVTNIDVLILSIPTKVMTDIKDVISKVEDKVIIVDTSNYYPFRDHKIAAIEDGEVESEWVSQQIGRDVVKAFNNLLAYTLAEKGSPQGTDNRIAIGISGNNDAEKDIIKQLINEVGFDAVDNGKLSDSWKQQPGTPAYCTELTKSELATALEKANKQKAPQLRDEIMKNFTPDFTHDDTVNLNRKIYNAGS; encoded by the coding sequence ATGAAAATAGGAATTATTGGTGCGGGTCCCATTGGCGCAACATTATCACATAAGCTTGTTAATAGCGGTCACGATGTAAAAATTGCTGATGTACGTAGTGTTGATCGTTTAAAAGATAAAAATATTAGCGGTAAAGCAGTCGAAGTTGAAGATGTCGTAACGAATATAGATGTTTTAATTTTATCTATACCAACAAAAGTAATGACTGATATTAAAGATGTTATTTCAAAAGTTGAAGATAAAGTGATTATCGTTGATACATCTAATTATTATCCATTTAGAGATCATAAAATAGCAGCAATTGAAGATGGAGAAGTTGAAAGTGAATGGGTATCTCAACAAATAGGTAGAGATGTAGTGAAAGCTTTTAACAATTTACTTGCATATACATTAGCGGAAAAAGGAAGTCCTCAAGGAACTGACAATCGTATAGCTATAGGGATTTCAGGAAACAACGATGCTGAAAAAGATATCATCAAACAACTGATTAATGAAGTAGGTTTTGATGCTGTAGATAATGGTAAGTTATCAGATTCATGGAAACAACAACCAGGAACACCTGCGTACTGCACTGAATTAACAAAAAGTGAATTAGCAACAGCATTAGAAAAAGCTAATAAACAAAAAGCACCACAATTAAGAGATGAAATTATGAAAAATTTCACTCCAGATTTTACGCATGATGATACTGTTAACTTAAATAGAAAGATTTATAATGCAGGAAGTTGA
- a CDS encoding FusB/FusC family EF-G-binding protein produces MNNFIQPYQFVSIKAHSEQLLNVYKSVNDFKTIETFQAITYDHISQLFNEKHSEIEDFTNIIMHQKIKRAQVEKLILGLRSYVEPFNQPSSKQLEKIFKKTKKLKQPDWENIDLKTTSYVGWNDSGKQKKFIIAYEQDKLVGVVGELSPTIKPGICSVCKKESNVSMFLSTTKSKGDGTYTKNGNYICHDSKHCNQQLDQLDGLYEFIQSVKMK; encoded by the coding sequence ATGAATAATTTTATACAACCATATCAATTCGTCAGCATTAAGGCACATTCTGAACAATTACTTAATGTATATAAATCAGTAAATGATTTTAAAACAATCGAAACTTTTCAAGCAATCACTTATGACCATATATCACAACTTTTCAATGAAAAGCATTCTGAAATAGAAGATTTCACAAACATTATCATGCACCAAAAAATCAAACGCGCCCAAGTAGAAAAATTAATTCTCGGGTTACGTTCATATGTTGAACCTTTTAATCAACCATCTAGTAAACAACTAGAGAAGATTTTTAAGAAGACTAAAAAATTAAAACAGCCAGATTGGGAAAATATAGATTTAAAAACAACATCCTATGTAGGCTGGAATGATTCAGGTAAGCAGAAGAAATTTATCATTGCGTATGAACAAGATAAATTAGTTGGCGTTGTTGGTGAATTATCTCCAACTATTAAACCAGGGATATGCAGTGTTTGTAAGAAAGAATCCAACGTTTCTATGTTCCTATCGACAACGAAATCAAAAGGTGACGGAACATATACAAAGAATGGCAATTACATTTGTCATGACAGTAAACATTGTAATCAACAGCTCGATCAATTAGACGGATTATATGAATTTATACAATCAGTAAAAATGAAATAA
- a CDS encoding ABC transporter ATP-binding protein, with the protein MIDVQGVTKVYGVKNVVNGVSFQINEGECTALIGPNGAGKSTLIDMIIGDRHPSDGKIVSDDHQLVKKSMGILFQTTIFPEMIKVKELFHLHQSLYKDTLSMVEFRKITRFDDDKLNQFASKLSGGERRILDFTLAIIGKPRFIILDEPTSAMDTEMRKHFWEVIEQMKQEGKTIFYTSHYIEEVERMADCVVVLDKGKLIMDSTPRAIRYSESKTHIQMPTSNKHIVEFLENVNVEEMKDMLFITTQDANPVIKTLLEHHVDFNDIEISKASLMDTIFSKNNERV; encoded by the coding sequence ATGATCGATGTTCAAGGTGTAACAAAGGTTTATGGTGTTAAGAATGTTGTGAATGGGGTGTCTTTTCAAATAAATGAAGGGGAGTGCACGGCGCTCATTGGTCCAAATGGTGCGGGGAAGTCTACGTTAATAGACATGATTATTGGGGATAGACATCCATCTGATGGGAAGATTGTGAGTGATGATCATCAATTAGTTAAGAAGAGTATGGGCATTCTATTTCAGACGACTATTTTTCCTGAAATGATTAAGGTTAAAGAATTGTTTCATCTTCATCAATCGTTATATAAAGATACACTTTCTATGGTTGAATTTAGAAAGATAACGAGATTTGACGATGATAAATTAAATCAATTTGCTTCAAAATTATCTGGTGGGGAACGCAGAATTCTTGATTTTACTTTGGCGATTATAGGTAAGCCTCGATTTATCATATTAGATGAGCCGACCAGTGCGATGGATACAGAGATGAGAAAACACTTTTGGGAAGTTATTGAACAAATGAAGCAAGAGGGGAAAACGATTTTCTACACGTCTCATTATATTGAAGAAGTAGAACGTATGGCAGATTGTGTTGTCGTACTCGATAAAGGAAAACTGATAATGGATAGTACGCCTAGAGCGATACGTTACAGCGAAAGTAAGACACATATTCAAATGCCAACATCCAATAAACATATTGTTGAATTTTTAGAGAATGTGAATGTAGAAGAAATGAAAGATATGTTGTTTATTACGACACAAGATGCAAATCCGGTTATTAAAACACTGCTTGAGCATCATGTGGATTTTAATGATATCGAAATATCTAAAGCGTCGTTAATGGATACGATATTTTCTAAAAATAACGAAAGGGTTTGA
- a CDS encoding helix-turn-helix transcriptional regulator, producing the protein MKNICEIKYLKYSETKYRNHVGISFFVVLTGNAMVTIKGVSSLFNEGDAFVVKHNECYKLDVLEDNVVVQIHLFENLIGELLPDLLCESNLKNQIDMSEIREELVKLCSLYLSKEENRNLKILKCMITILEIYSEQVKLNGEECDDPVRDVNPVVEEVKSYIYQHYNERITMHTFTDKYHYSESYFSKLFKEKVGMNFKDYLTDIRLLNSIYDLVHTRAKVIDISEKHGFYNVSTYINAFKGYYGVTPKKYRNMFQSDQEHFARGNFFNEVDKERNLSEDEIKFHLDNFEYKYKD; encoded by the coding sequence GTGAAAAATATATGCGAAATCAAATACTTAAAGTATTCAGAAACGAAGTATAGGAATCATGTAGGGATATCCTTTTTTGTAGTCTTAACGGGGAATGCGATGGTTACAATTAAAGGTGTAAGTTCATTGTTTAATGAAGGTGATGCGTTTGTTGTTAAGCATAATGAATGTTATAAACTCGATGTTCTTGAGGATAATGTCGTTGTTCAAATTCATTTGTTTGAAAATTTAATAGGAGAACTGTTGCCAGATTTATTATGTGAATCTAATCTAAAAAATCAAATTGACATGAGTGAGATAAGGGAAGAGTTGGTTAAGCTTTGTTCATTATATTTATCTAAAGAGGAAAATAGAAATTTAAAAATACTTAAATGTATGATAACTATTTTAGAAATTTATAGTGAACAGGTGAAGTTAAACGGTGAGGAATGTGATGATCCAGTTAGAGATGTAAATCCTGTAGTTGAAGAAGTGAAGTCTTATATTTATCAACACTACAATGAAAGAATAACGATGCACACTTTTACAGATAAATATCATTATTCGGAATCATATTTTTCAAAGTTATTTAAAGAAAAAGTCGGGATGAATTTTAAAGATTATTTAACGGATATTAGATTATTAAATAGTATTTATGACTTGGTTCATACGCGCGCTAAGGTCATTGATATATCTGAAAAGCACGGTTTCTACAATGTATCAACATATATTAACGCATTTAAAGGGTATTATGGTGTCACACCGAAAAAATATAGAAACATGTTTCAAAGTGATCAGGAACACTTTGCACGAGGAAATTTTTTCAATGAAGTTGATAAAGAAAGAAATTTATCTGAGGATGAGATTAAGTTCCATTTAGATAATTTCGAGTATAAATATAAAGACTAA
- a CDS encoding response regulator transcription factor, producing MTSIVIAEDQEMLRKAMVQLMEMNEELEILSDVPNGEVALKAIVDKQPDVAILDVEMPKMTGLEVLKEIKTLGLNTKVIIVTTFRRPGYFESAVANDVDAYVLKERSIDELVITIENVMVGKKEYSESLMTSIFKQKNPLNPKEQLVLKEIGKGLSSKEISKVLFLSDGTIRNYTSLIIDKLEADNRFDAWKIASEKGWI from the coding sequence ATGACATCAATTGTGATAGCTGAAGACCAAGAAATGTTAAGAAAAGCAATGGTTCAGTTAATGGAAATGAATGAAGAATTAGAAATATTAAGCGATGTTCCAAACGGCGAGGTAGCCCTGAAAGCCATTGTCGATAAACAGCCAGACGTCGCAATTTTAGATGTTGAAATGCCGAAAATGACTGGTTTGGAAGTGTTGAAAGAAATTAAAACATTAGGATTGAACACAAAAGTCATTATTGTTACAACCTTTAGAAGACCAGGATATTTCGAAAGCGCAGTAGCGAATGATGTCGATGCCTATGTGTTAAAAGAACGATCGATAGATGAACTTGTCATTACGATTGAAAATGTAATGGTAGGTAAGAAAGAATATAGTGAATCCTTGATGACATCAATATTTAAACAGAAAAATCCATTAAACCCTAAAGAACAACTCGTGTTAAAAGAAATTGGTAAAGGATTATCTAGCAAGGAGATTTCTAAAGTATTATTTTTATCAGATGGAACGATTAGGAATTACACATCATTGATTATAGATAAATTAGAAGCGGATAATCGATTTGACGCATGGAAAATAGCATCCGAAAAAGGGTGGATATAG
- the celB gene encoding PTS cellobiose transporter subunit IIC produces the protein MGSENKVFALLEKYLMGPMGKVASFRIVRAIMAAGMACIPFTIVGSMFLVLNVIPQTIPALEGIWNNTFFKIGDLYMLANKATMGILALYFCLVIGYEYTKIYADEEDLAVNPLNGALLSMFAFFMAIPQLVIEDGKMVVVNIMKKDVNIFNGWEMSGDGVSRLGTTGIFTAIVMAIIAVQLYRLCVKRQWIIKMPEAVPEGVSRSFTALIPAFLVAFVVLIFTGILVALNTDIFKIIAVPFGFVVYLTSSWIGILVIYFLIHALWIVGIHGANIIGAFITPILLSNMQLNIDGANIPFAGEFPNSFAIMGGSGATLGMCIFIAFLAKSEQLKVLGKAALAPGIFNINEPLVFGLPIVYNPFLAIPFFLAPMISASIGYWAIKLEIVKPIIAQVPWPSPIGFGAFIGTAGSFTAVVVALICGAVAFLVWFPFIKIYDRKLVEQEKGNDALI, from the coding sequence ATGGGGTCGGAAAACAAAGTGTTTGCTTTATTAGAGAAATATTTAATGGGTCCAATGGGGAAAGTTGCATCATTTAGAATTGTTAGGGCAATTATGGCAGCCGGGATGGCATGTATACCATTTACAATTGTCGGATCGATGTTCTTAGTATTGAACGTAATACCACAAACAATTCCAGCATTAGAAGGCATTTGGAATAATACGTTCTTTAAAATCGGTGACTTGTATATGTTAGCGAACAAAGCAACAATGGGGATATTGGCATTATATTTCTGTTTAGTTATCGGTTACGAGTATACGAAGATTTATGCAGATGAGGAAGACTTAGCAGTAAATCCATTGAACGGTGCATTATTATCAATGTTTGCGTTCTTTATGGCTATTCCTCAGTTAGTCATTGAAGATGGGAAAATGGTAGTAGTTAATATAATGAAGAAAGACGTCAATATATTTAACGGTTGGGAAATGTCAGGTGACGGTGTCAGTAGATTAGGAACGACAGGTATCTTCACTGCCATCGTTATGGCCATTATCGCAGTTCAATTATATCGTCTCTGTGTAAAGCGTCAGTGGATTATTAAAATGCCTGAAGCCGTTCCAGAAGGTGTTTCAAGATCATTCACAGCATTAATACCTGCTTTTTTAGTAGCATTTGTTGTGTTAATATTCACTGGTATTTTAGTCGCATTAAATACAGATATCTTTAAAATTATTGCAGTACCATTTGGATTTGTTGTTTATTTAACAAGTAGTTGGATTGGTATATTGGTTATATACTTCTTAATTCACGCACTTTGGATTGTAGGTATTCACGGTGCTAATATTATCGGAGCATTCATCACACCAATCTTGCTTTCTAATATGCAATTAAATATTGATGGAGCAAATATACCATTTGCCGGAGAATTCCCAAATTCATTCGCAATCATGGGTGGATCAGGAGCAACGTTAGGTATGTGTATCTTTATCGCATTCTTAGCAAAATCCGAACAACTGAAAGTATTAGGTAAAGCAGCATTAGCACCAGGTATTTTCAATATTAATGAACCATTAGTATTCGGTTTGCCGATTGTTTATAATCCATTTTTAGCGATACCATTTTTCTTAGCACCAATGATTTCAGCATCTATTGGTTATTGGGCGATCAAGTTAGAAATTGTTAAACCGATTATTGCGCAAGTACCTTGGCCATCGCCAATCGGGTTTGGTGCATTTATCGGTACTGCCGGCAGTTTTACAGCAGTTGTCGTAGCACTTATTTGTGGGGCAGTCGCGTTCTTAGTATGGTTCCCATTCATTAAAATATACGATAGAAAATTAGTTGAACAAGAAAAAGGAAACGACGCTTTAATTTAA
- a CDS encoding sensor histidine kinase: MITVLFTASYLIMIYEDLSNKLMLRRMLLGIHFIGILYFVELFNASHLMFFFYAAYIIPYVFQVKKKSIEVFMYIIAFAITIFIIAMNHRDYLLFMAPMSVVIILVMLGNFKLLESKKLQDEIRNQNEHINTLIAEQERNRIGQDLHDTLGHVFASLSVKSELAMKLIDKDVDKAKEEIASVNELSKEALMKVRSIVDNLKIQSFEEEIMSMHTLLDNANLLFEFKNADRAQSLSPTKQSALAMILREAINNVIKHAGATKVIGELIEDENGLSMIVEDDGKGMKKVGNDDFQSIKKRVHALNGQFDVHLLNKGLKMTVTLPRGDETL; encoded by the coding sequence TTGATTACCGTTCTATTTACTGCCAGCTATTTAATCATGATTTATGAAGACCTATCAAATAAATTAATGTTAAGAAGAATGCTATTAGGGATTCATTTTATAGGCATACTTTATTTTGTAGAACTTTTTAATGCATCACATTTAATGTTTTTCTTTTACGCAGCATATATTATTCCATATGTATTTCAAGTGAAAAAGAAATCTATTGAAGTCTTTATGTACATCATTGCATTTGCTATAACGATATTTATTATAGCCATGAATCACAGAGATTACTTACTTTTTATGGCTCCAATGAGTGTGGTCATTATATTAGTAATGTTAGGCAATTTTAAACTTTTAGAATCGAAAAAGCTACAAGATGAAATTAGAAATCAAAATGAACACATTAATACGCTCATAGCTGAACAAGAACGAAATCGAATCGGTCAAGATTTGCATGATACTTTAGGACATGTATTTGCGAGTTTAAGTGTGAAATCTGAACTTGCGATGAAATTAATAGACAAAGATGTCGATAAAGCGAAAGAAGAGATAGCTTCTGTTAATGAATTGTCGAAAGAGGCTTTGATGAAAGTCAGATCCATTGTGGATAACTTGAAAATACAATCTTTTGAAGAAGAAATTATGTCGATGCATACGCTTTTAGATAATGCGAATTTATTATTTGAATTTAAAAATGCAGATCGCGCGCAATCGCTCAGTCCAACTAAACAATCAGCATTAGCGATGATATTGAGAGAAGCAATCAATAATGTCATTAAACATGCCGGCGCAACAAAAGTAATTGGTGAACTCATTGAGGATGAAAATGGTTTGTCAATGATTGTTGAAGATGATGGAAAAGGCATGAAGAAAGTCGGGAATGATGATTTTCAAAGTATAAAAAAACGAGTGCATGCTTTGAATGGACAATTCGACGTGCATCTATTAAATAAAGGATTGAAAATGACAGTGACATTGCCTAGAGGAGATGAAACATTATGA
- the glpT gene encoding glycerol-3-phosphate transporter: MANFLKPAKHIEPLPKEQVDQTYKKLRFQVFLGIFLGYAGYYLLRKNFSLAMPALIDEGFSKTELGFALSAISIAYGFSKFVMGTISDRSNARVFITLGLVLTAIVNLLMGFIPVLTSSVFIMFVMLFLNGWFQGMGWPPSGRVLVHWYSVSERGGKTAIWNVAHNVGGGLMAPIALIGISLTGTLSFGYLKGFEGAFIYPALIALIIALISYILVRDTPQSMGLPPIEDYRNDYPNKTHETLETELTTKEILFKYVLNNKWVWMIAIANIFVYFVRYGVLDWAPTYLSEEKGFDLSASGWAYFLYEWAGIPGTLLCGYISDKLFKGRRGPAGFIFMLGVTIAVVVYWLNPPGNPLVDNISLVAIGFLIYGPVMLIGLQALDYVPKKAAGTAAGLTGLFGYLGGAVMANVIMGLIVDKLGWDSGFLLLTIVSVLAMLSFILTWNKRGQEVVKS, from the coding sequence ATGGCTAATTTTTTAAAACCAGCAAAGCATATTGAACCTTTACCTAAAGAACAAGTTGATCAAACTTACAAGAAGTTAAGGTTTCAAGTTTTTCTCGGTATATTTTTAGGATACGCAGGATATTATTTATTACGTAAAAATTTTTCATTAGCAATGCCGGCATTGATTGATGAAGGTTTTAGTAAAACAGAATTAGGATTTGCTTTATCAGCAATTTCGATAGCATATGGTTTTAGTAAATTTGTAATGGGGACGATCAGTGACCGGAGTAATGCAAGGGTGTTTATTACTTTAGGTCTTGTATTGACTGCAATTGTAAATTTGTTAATGGGTTTTATTCCTGTATTAACTTCAAGTGTATTTATTATGTTTGTCATGCTTTTCCTAAATGGTTGGTTTCAAGGTATGGGGTGGCCACCATCTGGTAGAGTACTGGTACATTGGTATAGTGTGAGTGAACGTGGTGGAAAAACGGCGATTTGGAATGTAGCACATAATGTAGGTGGTGGATTAATGGCTCCAATTGCATTAATAGGTATTTCGCTTACTGGTACACTTTCATTTGGCTATTTAAAAGGATTTGAAGGGGCATTTATATATCCAGCATTGATAGCATTAATCATTGCACTTATTTCTTATATACTTGTAAGAGATACACCACAATCAATGGGATTACCACCAATTGAAGATTACCGTAATGATTATCCAAATAAAACACATGAGACGTTAGAAACGGAACTTACGACGAAAGAAATTTTATTTAAATATGTTCTGAATAATAAATGGGTATGGATGATTGCTATCGCAAATATATTTGTATATTTTGTTCGATATGGTGTGTTGGATTGGGCACCTACGTATTTAAGTGAAGAAAAAGGATTCGACTTAAGTGCATCTGGTTGGGCGTATTTCTTATATGAATGGGCTGGTATTCCTGGAACATTATTATGTGGGTATATTTCAGATAAACTCTTTAAAGGTCGAAGAGGGCCAGCAGGATTTATATTTATGCTTGGTGTAACGATTGCGGTCGTTGTTTATTGGTTAAATCCTCCGGGCAATCCATTAGTAGATAATATTTCGTTAGTAGCGATTGGATTCTTAATATATGGTCCAGTCATGCTCATTGGATTGCAAGCGTTAGATTATGTTCCTAAAAAAGCAGCGGGGACTGCAGCAGGATTGACTGGTTTATTCGGCTATCTTGGAGGGGCTGTTATGGCAAATGTCATTATGGGTCTCATTGTTGATAAGCTCGGCTGGGATTCAGGATTCTTATTATTAACGATAGTTAGTGTGTTAGCTATGTTAAGCTTTATATTAACGTGGAACAAGCGTGGTCAAGAAGTAGTGAAATCATAA
- a CDS encoding ABC transporter permease, translated as MLWAYFKFELLLVSRKKSYLTLSIMLPLVFYIIFTAMLDLPKAYETQFYKAYMYSMATFSLSSFCIMTFPLEMIEDNKIGWAKNLFKTPLTPKYYYAGKVLKLMCMFSISIIALFLTGWLYKGVEMSAGEWIGSGLLLWLGSSMFLSIGVLIAQMKDIQKASAIANILYLGLAVVGGLWFPTDQFPDWLKEISYLTPTYNLRELSLSLTTSGGMHVQSLLILMVYCILFISIALIIRKKTEVI; from the coding sequence ATGTTATGGGCCTATTTTAAATTTGAATTGCTATTAGTTTCTAGGAAAAAATCGTATTTAACATTATCAATTATGCTGCCACTTGTATTTTATATCATCTTTACAGCGATGTTAGATTTACCAAAAGCATACGAAACACAATTTTATAAAGCATATATGTACAGTATGGCGACTTTCAGTTTAAGTAGCTTTTGTATTATGACATTCCCATTAGAAATGATTGAGGATAACAAAATTGGTTGGGCAAAAAATCTGTTTAAAACGCCTTTGACTCCCAAATATTATTATGCAGGAAAAGTGTTAAAACTCATGTGTATGTTTAGTATTTCAATCATTGCTTTGTTTTTAACAGGATGGCTTTATAAAGGTGTTGAAATGTCTGCAGGTGAATGGATCGGTTCAGGATTATTATTGTGGTTAGGGTCCAGTATGTTTTTATCCATAGGCGTTTTAATCGCACAAATGAAAGACATTCAGAAGGCAAGTGCGATAGCCAATATATTATATTTAGGGCTTGCGGTTGTGGGCGGACTTTGGTTTCCGACAGACCAGTTTCCCGATTGGTTAAAAGAAATATCATATTTAACACCTACGTATAATTTAAGAGAACTGTCTCTTTCGCTAACAACGAGTGGAGGTATGCATGTTCAATCATTACTCATTCTAATGGTATACTGTATATTGTTTATAAGTATCGCGTTAATTATACGAAAAAAGACGGAAGTGATTTAA
- a CDS encoding PTS cellobiose transporter subunit IIA, producing the protein MEQENIQVVSFEIILHSGTARTSIHDAFKCMREDNYVEAEQLLNEANQEITLAHQAQTDLLQKYASGETIDMEIIMVHAQDHLMTTMTLKEVAIEMLHLYQKVK; encoded by the coding sequence ATGGAACAGGAAAACATTCAAGTCGTTTCGTTCGAAATTATATTACATAGTGGAACGGCGCGTACAAGTATCCATGATGCATTTAAATGTATGCGCGAGGACAACTATGTAGAAGCAGAACAGCTATTAAATGAAGCTAATCAAGAAATTACATTAGCACATCAAGCACAAACAGATTTATTACAAAAATATGCATCAGGTGAAACGATTGATATGGAAATCATTATGGTACATGCACAGGATCATCTCATGACTACAATGACTTTAAAAGAAGTAGCGATAGAAATGTTGCATTTATATCAAAAGGTTAAATAA
- a CDS encoding putative quinol monooxygenase, producing the protein MTITVNIYYRGEGTAAKDFALEMISSGIVSEIREKEGNLKYEYFMPLEENGTVLLIDQWTNQNALDEHHLSQTMEKIMKLREKYTLTMEVERYTEDQDGIPKHDEQYIVRNEDNK; encoded by the coding sequence ATGACAATTACAGTAAATATTTATTATCGAGGCGAAGGAACAGCAGCAAAAGACTTTGCGTTAGAAATGATATCCAGTGGTATTGTTTCAGAAATACGTGAAAAAGAAGGTAACTTAAAATATGAATATTTTATGCCTTTAGAAGAAAATGGCACAGTCTTACTTATAGATCAATGGACCAATCAAAATGCCCTAGATGAACATCACCTTTCACAAACAATGGAAAAAATAATGAAGTTAAGAGAGAAATACACATTAACGATGGAAGTAGAACGTTATACAGAAGATCAAGACGGCATACCAAAACACGATGAACAGTATATTGTGAGAAATGAAGATAATAAATAA